The following nucleotide sequence is from Nitratidesulfovibrio termitidis HI1.
CAAGCTGTCCAGCCAGCAGATCGAGGCCGCCCGTATCGCCATGATGCGCCACATCAAGCGCGGCGGCAAGGTCTGGATCCGCATCTTCCCCGACCATCCGGTCACCGCCAAGCCCCTCGAAACTCGCCAGGGTTCCGGTAAGGGCGCCCCGGTGGGCTGGTGCGCTCCGGTGAAGCCGGGCCGCGTGCTTTACGAAATCAAGGGCGTCAGCCTGGAGCTTGCCAAGGAAGCTCTGACGCGCGCCGCCCACAAGCTCCCCATCAAGACGACCATTGTCGTGCGGGAGGGCCTCTAGAATGAACGCCGCAGAACTGAGAAAGCTCAGCGCTGAACAGCTCAAGGACAAGTTGGCCGAATCCCGCAAGGAACTGTTCGATCTGCGCTTCCGCCACGCCACCGCGCAGTTGGAGAAGACCTCCAACCTCCCGGCGACCAAGCGCGAGATCGCCCGGATTCTGACCATCCTGAAGGAAAAGGGGTAAGCCCATGTCCGAAGAACTGATGAACCGCAAGGGCAGGGTGCTCACCGGGATCGTCGTCAGCGACAAGAACGACAAGACCATCGTCGTTCGCGTCGAGACGCTGGTGCAGCATCCCCTGCTGAAGAAGTATGTGCGCCGCCGCAACAAGTTCACCGCTCACGATCCCCAGAACGAGTGCGGCATCGGCGACAAGGTGAAGATCATCGAGTACCGTCCGCTCAGCCGCAACAAGCGCTGGCATCTGGTCTCCATTCTCGAAAAAGCCGTGTAGGGGTTTGCGATGATCCAGGTAGAATCCACGCTGCAGGTGGCGGACAATTCCGGTGCGAAGAAAGTCGCGTGCATCAAGGTGCTCGGCGGCTCCAAGCGCCGCTACGCCACCGTGGGCGACATCGTCGTCGTTTCCGTGAAGGAAGCCCTGCCGCACTGCAAGGTGAAGAAGGGCGACGTGATGCAGGCCGTCATCGTGCGCACCCGCAAGGAAGTCCGCCGCGTCGACGGTTCGTACATCAAGTTCGATTCCAATGCGGCCGTTCTGCTGAACAAGCAGGGCGAGCCGGTGGGCACCCGCATCTTCGGCCCTGTTGCCCGCGAACTGCGCGGCAAGAACTTCATGAAGATCGTCTCGCTGGCGCCCGAAGTGCTCTAGGAGCCCACAAATGAAACAGTTCCGCATCCGCAAGGACGACAAAGTGGTCGTCATCGCCGGCAAGGACAAGGGCAAGATCGGCAAGGTGCTGAAGGTTCTTCCCAAGAAGGACGGAGTGCTTGTCGAGAAGGTCAACATGGTCAAGCGCCACATGCGCGCCAATCCGTACCGGCAGCAGCCGGGCGGCATCATCGAGAAGGAGATGCCTCTTGACATCTCCAACGTGATGGTGATGTGCGATGCGTGCGCCAAGGCCACCAAGGTGGGCTACCGCTACACCGAGGACGGCAAGAAAGTTCGCTTCTGCAAGAAGTGCAACGAAATCATTGGATAGGGTGAGAGACGATGACGCGTCTTGAACAGATATACCGCGAGAAAGTGGTTCCGGTATTGCAGAAGGAGTTCAACTACACTTCTTCGATGCAGGTTCCCGGGATTGAGAAAGTCTCTCTGAATATCGGCCTTGGCGCCGCGAGCCAGAACAACAAGTTGATGGAAGAAGCCATCAAGGAGTTGACCGCCATCGCCGGGCAGAAGGCCGTCGTGACCCGCGCCAAGAAGTCCATCGCGTCGTTCAAGCTGCGCGAAGGCATGCCCATCGGCTGCCGCGTGACGCTGCGCAAGGAACGCATGTGGGACTTTCTGGACAAGCTGGTGAACTTCGCGCTGCCCCGCGTGCGCGACTTCAGAGGGATTCCGGACCGTGGCTTCGATGGCCGGGGCAATTTTACCCTGGGCATCAAGGAACACACCATTTTCCCCGAGCTGGAAGTGGATCGCGTTGACAACCCCAAGGGGATGAACATCACGATCGTTACCACTGCCCAGACGGACAAGG
It contains:
- the rplP gene encoding 50S ribosomal protein L16; the protein is MLSPRKVKFRKWQKGRLRGMATRGATVSFGDIGLKAVEHGKLSSQQIEAARIAMMRHIKRGGKVWIRIFPDHPVTAKPLETRQGSGKGAPVGWCAPVKPGRVLYEIKGVSLELAKEALTRAAHKLPIKTTIVVREGL
- the rplX gene encoding 50S ribosomal protein L24, with the protein product MKQFRIRKDDKVVVIAGKDKGKIGKVLKVLPKKDGVLVEKVNMVKRHMRANPYRQQPGGIIEKEMPLDISNVMVMCDACAKATKVGYRYTEDGKKVRFCKKCNEIIG
- the rplN gene encoding 50S ribosomal protein L14, which encodes MIQVESTLQVADNSGAKKVACIKVLGGSKRRYATVGDIVVVSVKEALPHCKVKKGDVMQAVIVRTRKEVRRVDGSYIKFDSNAAVLLNKQGEPVGTRIFGPVARELRGKNFMKIVSLAPEVL
- the rpmC gene encoding 50S ribosomal protein L29 codes for the protein MNAAELRKLSAEQLKDKLAESRKELFDLRFRHATAQLEKTSNLPATKREIARILTILKEKG
- the rplE gene encoding 50S ribosomal protein L5, with the protein product MTRLEQIYREKVVPVLQKEFNYTSSMQVPGIEKVSLNIGLGAASQNNKLMEEAIKELTAIAGQKAVVTRAKKSIASFKLREGMPIGCRVTLRKERMWDFLDKLVNFALPRVRDFRGIPDRGFDGRGNFTLGIKEHTIFPELEVDRVDNPKGMNITIVTTAQTDKEGKLLLDQLGMPFKK
- the rpsQ gene encoding 30S ribosomal protein S17, with the translated sequence MSEELMNRKGRVLTGIVVSDKNDKTIVVRVETLVQHPLLKKYVRRRNKFTAHDPQNECGIGDKVKIIEYRPLSRNKRWHLVSILEKAV